A genome region from Setaria italica strain Yugu1 chromosome III, Setaria_italica_v2.0, whole genome shotgun sequence includes the following:
- the LOC101773059 gene encoding probable LRR receptor-like serine/threonine-protein kinase IRK, whose protein sequence is MIPPPTSSSSSPASAAAMAVAPRLLLLLSALLLLAAAAGAAAAATVSDDVLALVVLKSGLSDPAGRLAPWSEDADRACSWPGVSCDPRTGRVAALELPAASLAGRLPRSALLRLDALVSLALPGNRLSGALPDALPPRLRALDLSGNAISSGIPASLASCESLVSLNLSRNQLTGPVPDGIWSLPSLRSVDFSGNLLSGSVPGGFPRSSSLRVVDLSRNLLEGEIPADVGEAGLLKLLDFGHNSLTGGLPESLRGLSGLSSLGAGGNALSGELPAWIGEMAALERLDLSGNHFVGDIPDAISACRNLIEVDLSRNKLTGELPWWVFGLALQRASLAGNALSGWVKVPSDAAAALEGLDLSSNAFTGAIPPEIATLARLQHLNLSLNSLSGQLPASIGRMLLLEVLDVSANKLDGVVPLEIGGAVVLRELLMGRNSLTGGIPVQIGTCNSLITLDLSHNKLTGPIPMSMGNLTSLQTVDLSENMLNGTLPTELSDLASLRLFNVSHNLLSGSLPISRFFDSIPYSFISDNAGLCSSQKNSSCNGVMPKPIVFNPNSSSDPLSDVAPSYPNNQHQKKMILSISTLIAIVGGAVIVIGVVTITVLNRRARATAPRSALPTALSDDYHSQSAESPENETKSGKLVMFGRGSSDFSTDGHALLNKDCELGRGGFGTVYKAVLRDGQPVAIKKLTVSSLVKSEDDFKQHVKLLGKVRHHNIVTLRGFYWTSSLQLLIYEFMPAGSLHQHLHECSEESSLSWMERFDIIIGVARALVYLHRHGIIHFNLKSSNVLLDTNGEPRVGDYGLVNLLPMLDRYVLSSKIQSALGYMAPEFTCRTANVTEKCDVYSFGVLILEILTGRRPVEYLEDDIIVLSDLVRGAVEEDRLEDCMDPRLSGEFSMDEATLIIKLGLVCTSQVPSQRPDMSEVVSMLEMVRSPQGTPEDDLV, encoded by the exons ATGATCccgccgcccacctcctcctcctcctcccccgcctccgccgcggcaaTGGCGGTcgccccccgcctcctcctcctcctctccgccctgctcctcctcgccgcggcggccggggcggccgccgccgccaccgtgagCGACGACGTGCTCGCGCTGGTCGTCCTCAAGTCGGGCCTCTCCGACCCGGCGGGCCGCCTCGCGCCCTGGTCCGAGGACGCCGACCGCGCCTGCTCCTGGCCGGGGGTCTCCTGCGACCCGCGCACGGGCCGCGTCGCCGCGCTCGAGCTCCCCGCGGCGTCGCTCGCGGGCCGCCTCCCCCGGTccgcgctgctccgcctcgacgcgctcgtctcgctcgcgctcCCGGGGAACCGCCTCTCCGGCGCGCTCCCCGACGCGCTGCCCCCGCGCCTCCGGGCGCTCGACCTCTCCGGCAACGCGATCTCAAGCGGCATCCCCGCCTCGCTCGCGTCCTGCGAGTCCCTCGTGTCGCTCAACCTCTCCCGCAACCAACTCACCGgccccgtccccgacggcatcTGGTCGCTGCCGTCGCTTAGGTCGGTGGACTTCTCCGGGAACCTCCTCTCCGGTAGCGTGCCCGGTGGGTTCCCGCGGAGCAGTTCGCTGCGTGTGGTGGACCTCAGCCGCAATCTCCTCGAAGGGGAGATACCGGCGGACGTCGGCGAGGCAGGGCTGCTTAAGTTGCTTGACTTCGGGCACAACTCGCTCACCGGCGGGCTGCCGGAGTCGCTGCGTGGGCTATCCGGGCTAAGTTCTCTCGGCGCCGGTGGCAATGCCCTATCAGGGGAGCTCCCGGCGTGGATTggggagatggcggcgctgGAGAGGCTGGATTTGTCTGGCAACCATTTCGTCGGCGACATCCCCGACGCCATTTCGGCCTGCAGGAACCTAATCGAGGTTGACCTCAGCCGGAACAAGCTCACCGGGGAGCTCCCGTGGTGGGTGTTCGGGCTGGCACTGCAgcgcgcctccctcgccggcaaTGCACTATCAGGGTGGGTCAAGGTTCCCAGTGATGCTGCCGCGGCCCTGGAAGGACTGGACCTGTCGAGCAATGCGTTCACCGGTGCGATCCCGCCTGAGATTGCCACCCTTGCAAGATTGCAGCACCTGAACTTGTCCTTGAATTCCTTGTCGGGGCAACTTCCTGCAAGCATTGGACGGATGCTGCTGCTTGAGGTGTTGGATGTGAGTGCAAACAAGTTGGACGGGGTTGTACCACTGGAGATTGGAGGTGCGGTTGTGCTCCGGGAGCTGCTGATGGGGAGGAATTCACTTACTGGAGGCATTCCGGTGCAGATTGGCACATGCAATTCCCTGATTACTTT GGATCTATCACACAACAAACTTACAGGGCCAATTCCTATGTCCATGGGTAACCTGACCAGTCTTCAAACGGTTGATCTCTCGGAGAACATGCTGAATGGGACCCTGCCGACAGAACTCTCTGACCTTGCCAGCCTCCGTCTCTTCAATGTCTCTCACAATTTGCTATCGGGGAGCCTCCCCATCAGCCGTTTTTTTGACAGCATCCCTTATTCTTTCATCTCCGACAATGCCGGCCTTTGCAGCTCACAAAAGAACAGTTCCTGCAACGGCGTCATGCCAAAGCCAATTGTTTTCAACCCTAACTCCTCATCAGACCCCTTGTCAGATGTTGCCCCAAGTTACCCAAATAACCAGCACCAGAAGAAGATGATATTGAGCATTTCCACACTCATCGCGATTGTGGGCGGAGCAGTCATTGTCATCGGTGTGGTCACCATCACAGTGCTCAATCGCCGTGCTCGTGCAACAGCACCTCGCTCTGCGCTTCCCACTGCATTGTCAGATGATTACCATAGCCAATCAGCCGAATCTCCAGAAAATGAGACCAAGTCTGGCAAGCTTGTCATGTTCGGCAGAGGCAGCTCGGATTTCAGCACAGATGGGCATGCATTGCTGAATAAGGATTGTGAACTTGGGCGTGGAGGCTTTGGTACTGTTTACAAGGCAGTGCTCAGAGATGGCCAACCAGTGGCCATTAAGAAGCTAACAGTTTCAAGTTTGGTCAAGTCAGAGGATGACTTTAAGCAGCATGTCAAGCTTCTAGGCAAGGTGCGACACCATAACATTGTTACCCTCAGAGGCTTCTACTGGACTTCATCACTGCAACTCCTTATATATGAATTCATGCCTGCTGGGAGCTTGCATCAGCACCTGCACGAGTGCTCAGAAGAGAGCTCGCTTTCATGGATGGAGAGGTTTGACATAATCATCGGTGTGGCCCGCGCACTTGTTTACTTGCACCGCCATGGTATAATCCACTTCAACCTGAAGTCCAGTAATGTCCTCCTAGACACAAATGGTGAGCCGAGGGTTGGAGACTACGGTCTTGTGAACCTGCTGCCGATGCTGGACCGCTACGTGCTGAGCAGCAAGATCCAGAGCGCGCTGGGGTACATGGCCCCGGAGTTCACCTGCAGAACTGCCAATGTCACAGAGAAGTGTGATGTGTACAGCTTTGGAGTGCTGATCCTTGAGATTTTGACAGGCAGGAGGCCCGTCGAATACCTGGAAGACGACATCATTGTGCTTTCCGATCTGGTCAGAGGTGCAGTTGAAGAAGACAGGCTGGAGGACTGCATGGATCCGCGGCTGTCAGGTGAGTTCTCGATGGATGAGGCCACGCTGATCATCAAGCTGGGGCTGGTTTGCACGTCGCAGGTGCCTTCCCAGCGGCCGGACATGTCTGAGGTGGTCAGTATGCTTGAGATGGTGAGGAGCCCGCAGGGTACCCCAGAGGATGATCTGGTTTGA
- the LOC101773885 gene encoding RING-H2 finger protein ATL74: MDHRDSGKATVVSAPAGRAANGTGGDGGPGDASFDTNMVIILAALFFALLFAIGLNSLARCALRCGIRGAAGGGGEGASASSSTRGASCAGGIKKRALRSIPVEVYGGGGGGEGGHGAGAAEEEEEDVCAICLGEFADGEKVRVLPRCGHGFHVPCVDAWLLSRGSCPTCRRPVIDGKKPAAAKPGAAGQSRRPPDSDTIAVVIA, from the coding sequence ATGGACCACCGGGACTCGGGGAAGGCGACGGTGGTGAgcgcgccggcggggcgggcggcgaaCGGCACCGGTGGCGACGGGGGGCCCGGCGACGCGAGCTTCGACACCAACATGGTGATCATCCTGGCGGCGCTCTTCTTCGCGCTGCTGTTCGCCATCGGGCTCAACTCGCTGGCGCGGTGCGCGCTCCGGTGCGGGATccggggcgcggccggcggcggcggcgagggggcgtCGGCATCGTCGTCAACACGCGGCGCGTCCTGCGCCGGCGGGATCAAGAAGCGCGCGCTGCGAAGCATCCCCGTGGAGgtgtacggcggcggcggcggcggggagggaggccacggcgccggggcggcggaggaggaggaggaggacgtgtGCGCCATCTGCCTGGGCGAGTTCGCGGACGGCGAGAAGGTGCGCGTGCTGCCGCGGTGCGGGCACGGGTTCCACGTCCCCTGCGTGGACGCCTGGCTCCTGTCCCGCGGCTCGTGCCCGACGTGCCGCCGCCCCGTGATTGACGGGAAGAAGCCCGCGGCCGCCAAGCCCGGCGCCGCGGGCCAaagccggcggccgccggatAGCGACACCATCGCCGTGGTCATCGCTtga
- the LOC105914082 gene encoding uncharacterized protein LOC105914082, with the protein MEEGKPGGGGGATVAEDAMSRFSLDASAGGRHSTLLDEYERLAFEAQLNRAIVLRRCYSEPSPVRVAHQQQKPAGDANAPTPAAPREAPPPDQEGEARRRDGGGGRFWRLHEVLARWLEALRPVFRWLRSAWERRRRKDEPADAHAARRPPPTVPRVQLLDYLR; encoded by the coding sequence ATGGAGGAGGGAAaaccaggcggcggcggcggtgccaccGTCGCCGAGGACGCCATGTCGCGGTTCAGCCTCGACGCGAGCGCGGGGGGCCGCCACAGCACGCTGCTCGACGAGTACGAGCGGCTGGCGTTCGAGGCGCAGCTCAACCGTGCCATCGTCCTGCGCCGGTGCTACTCCGAGCCCAGCCCCGTCCGGGTCGCGCAtcagcagcagaagccagcTGGCGATGCGAACGCGCCGACACCGGCCGCGCCTCGTGAGGCGCCGCCTCCTGATCAGGagggggaggcgcggcggcgcgacgggggcgggggcaGGTTCTGGCGGCTCCACGAGGTGCTGGCCCGGTGGCTGGAGGCGTTGAGGCCGGTGTTCCGCTGGCTCAGGAGCGCGTGGGAgcgccggaggaggaaggacGAGCCGGCAGACGCGCACGCGgcgcggcgcccgccgccgacggTGCCGCGGGTGCAGCTGCTCGACTACCTTCGTTAG
- the LOC101773466 gene encoding uncharacterized protein LOC101773466, with protein sequence MPMGARGLAALVVLLLASALLPCPASGSVRRVLEGEKHSSGQVAPAPTVAAGGSPKGDSPKESGQSSAAGQKPESHRHQKSLPPAPSPPKDTKVPSSEKGKEGGEAQASTTPPPPPPAQDTNSQKASPPPGGLGPNGGGEAKSGTDQEDTGSQGKEEDMDKMKADMEKCDTSHKCSAKEFSACLQASDHASVGSLIIVHNEGKNDIIVNIKEPSNIDIDKTPLHLAKGAFQQINIPNVSANITLTDGHGDCFIHLGQSVESQSVSNWQQQIQMFAAYATRLNPIYGASFFIFTVVLVGIMCACCKFARRRGNDAVPYQQLEMGAQAPNSSVVDSTTSTTDGWEDGWDDDWDDEEAPARPSDKKPTSSVAANGLSLRTQTNSKDGWDVDWDD encoded by the exons ATGCCGATGGGCGCCCGCGGACTCGCCGCGCTTgtcgtgctcctcctcgcctcGGCACTGCTCCCCTGCCCTGCTTCGGGTTCGGTTAGGAGGGTTCTAGAAGGCGAGAAGCACAGCTCCGGCCAG GTCGCTCCTGCACCCACCGTTGCTGCAGGCGGATCACCAAAGGGCGACTCCCCGAAGGAATCCGGGCAGTCATCGGCTGCGGGGCAGAAACCTGAGAGCCACAGGCATCAGAAATCACTGCCGCCGGCACCGTCACCACCGAAGGATACCAAGGTACCGTCGTcagagaaggggaaggaagggGGTGAGGCGCAGGCCTCTAcaacaccaccgccgccaccaccggcacaGGATACTAATTCGCAGAAGGCCAGTCCTCCACCAGGAGGTCTGGGACCGAATGGTGGAGGTGAGGCAAAGAGCGGGACGGACCAGGAGGACACAGGAAGTcaagggaaggaggaggacaTGGATAAAATGAAGGCAGACATGGAGAAGTGTGACACATCACATAAGTGCTCGGCAAAGGAATTTTCTGCTTGCCTTCAGGCTTCTGATCATG CTTCAGTTGGGTCATTGATTATTGTCCACAATGAAGGGAAGAATGATATTATTGTTAATATCAAAGAGCCATCAAATATAGATATTGATAAGACGCCTCTACATCTTGCCAAGGGTGCCTTTCAACAG ATAAACATACCAAATGTCAGTGCGAATATTACTTTAACTGATGGACATGGGGACTGCTTCATACACCTCGGGCAGTCGGTAGAGAGTCAATCAGTTTCTAATTGGCAACAGCAGATTCAAATGTTCGCAGCCTATGCTACCCGTTTGAACCCAATATATGGAGCCTCTTTTTTCATCTTCACTGTTGTTTTGGTGGGCATTATGTGTGCCTGCTGTAAGTTTGCAAGGAGAAGAGGCAACGATGCAGTCCCGTACCAGCAGCTTGAGATGGGAGCTCAAGCACCGAACTCTTCAGTGGTGGACAGCACCACAAGCACCACAGATGGATGGGAAGACGGCTGGGATGATGACTGGGATGACGAAGAAGCACCTGCAAGACCTTCAGATAAAAAACCTACTAGTAGCGTTGCAGCAAATGGCCTGTCTTTGAGAACACAGACCAATAGCAAAGATGGTTGGGATGTTGATTGGGATGACTAA